In a genomic window of Labeo rohita strain BAU-BD-2019 chromosome 20, IGBB_LRoh.1.0, whole genome shotgun sequence:
- the sprtn gene encoding DNA-dependent metalloprotease SPRTN: protein MEDEDFLLALRLQEQFDQETATAGWTDEDYPSSKKRRIDSSGLMDVVSYSQPRPERPLSIVDETWEMLDPNPDVRAMFLQFNDKFFWGKLSGVEVKWSPRMTLCAGVCSYEGRGGLCSIRLSEPLLKLRPRKDLVQTLLHEMIHALLFVTQNNRDRDGHGPEFCKHMNRINQASGTNITIYHSFHDEVDVYRQHWWRCNGPCQNRKPFFGYVKRAMNRPPSARDPWWAEHQMTCGGTYTKIKEPENYGKTGKGDKKKDKNPSNEITKNSKPPSNKNPSNETSKNSKPPSSTTGSGSQDIRNIIPFSGRGFVLGGNTQISTNKSQSPPKAQPEPLASPPDSPLLPRIQPSDLKSFKRVSSGTLNVPRKKSVGNTNAFINVNGSPVRVSKANDLKGKQRSVRDLFQAIVLKSPERTASAAGSSKPATDASTANVAKSNGPSSSSALDRQTSLMNNHHSYSAKGPKPDSKYFGSSIQSSKFQDSKSSGSPQKSSTDTPGYFSKLFGSNQKQGSDATSSGFQNTGGPQSSHTSGSSSKHFGASEKPESNFPSPRSIDSLRTLGTTPSGAKKRSWDEHKSEHISDYFQRTNGKPSTSTVQQREEVEDAVQQTNNAPIQITVHCPVCHIKVPESTINEHLDSCLS, encoded by the exons ATGGAGGATGAAGACTTTTTACTCGCTCTTCGTTTACAAGAGCAATTTGATCAGGAGACAGCGACTGCAGGATGGACAGATGAAGACTATCCGTCCAGTAAAAAGCGGAGGATTGACTCCTCTGGTCTTATGGATGTGGTTTCCTACTCTCAGCCCAGACCAGAGAGACCGCTGTCCATCGTAGATGAGACCTGGGAGATGCTGGACCCCAATCCGGACGTAAGAGCCATGTTCCTGCAGTTCAATGACAAGTTTTTCTGGGGGAAACTCAGCGGTGTGGAGGTCAAGTGGAGTCCACGGATGACACT ATGTGCTGGTGTTTGCTCATATGAGGGAAGAGGAGGCTTGTGTTCTATTCGACTCAGTGAACCACTCCTGAAGCTCAGACCCCGCAAGGATCTTGTACAG ACTCTTCTTCATGAGATGATCCACGCTCTTCTCTTTGTGACTCAAAACAACAGAGATCGAGATGGCCATGGTCCAGAGTTCTGCAAACACATGAACAGAATCAACCAAGCGAGCGGCACCAACATCACT ATATATCACTCCTTTCATGATGAGGTGGACGTGTACAGGCAGCACTGGTGGCGCTGTAATGGACCCTGTCAGAATCGCAAACCGTTCTTTGGATACGTAAAGCGTGCAATGAACAGACCTCCCTCTGCAAGAGACCCCTGGTGGGCTGAGCACCAGATGACCTGCGGTGGAACATACACCAAAATCAAAGAGCCAGAAAATTATGGGAAAACAGGCAAAGGTGataaaaagaaagacaagaatcCTTCCAATGAGATCACCAAGAATTCAAAGCCTCCTAGCAACAAGAATCCTTCCAATGAGACCTCCAAGAATTCAAAGCCTCCCAGCAGTACAACAG GCTCTGGCTCACAGGACATCAGAAACATCATTCCATTCAGTGGGAGAGGGTTTGTTCTTGGAGGCAATACGCAGATTTCCACAAACAAGAGTCAGAGTCCTCCTAAAGCACAACCTGAACCTCTCGCCTCTCCTCCTGACTCACCGCTCCTTCCAAGAATACAGCCCAGTGATTTAAAGTCATTCAAAAGAGTCAGCTCAGGTACATTGAATGTTCCCCGCAAAAAGTCTGTTGGTAACACTAATGCCTTCATCAACGTCAACGGCTCGCCTGTGAGGGTTTCCAAAGCCAATGACTTAAAAGGCAAGCAGAGGTCAGTACGAGATCTCTTCCAGGCCATAGTCCTCAAATCTCCGGAGAGAACAGCCAGTGCTGCTGGTTCCTCCAAGCCTGCTACAGATGCCTCAACAGCAAACGTTGCTAAAAGTAATGGACCATCTTCATCTAGTGCCTTAGACAGGCAAACAAGCCTGATGAACAACCATCATTCATACAGTGCCAAAGGGCCAAAGCCTGACTCCAAATATTTTGGTAGTAGTATTCAAAGTTCGAAATTCCAAGACTCAAAGTCATCTGGAAGCCCCCAAAAGTCTTCAACTGACACACCGGGTTACTTTTCTAAGCTCTTTGGAAGTAACCAAAAACAAGGGTCAGATGCTACAAGCTCTGGATTCCAAAACACTGGCGGTCCCCAAAGTTCACATACTTCAGGGTCCAGTTCCAAGCATTTTGGAGCATCCGAAAAGCCTGAATCCAACTTTCCAAGTCCTAGAAGCATTGACAGCCTCCGGACTTTAGGGACAACGCCTTCAGGAGCCAAGAAGAGATCATGGGATGAGCATAAATCAG
- the exoc8 gene encoding exocyst complex component 8 produces the protein MADTGNRLRKLLESPNFDPQSYVKQLSQQSDGDRDLQEHRQKIQTLADETAQNLKKNVYKNYRQFIETAKEISYLESEMYQLSHILTEQKSIMESITQSLLSTDKDEAAKEMLAAFPKETEEVKQRTLTTLLEKVEGCKNIMETPGRYLVYNGDLLEYDADNMSQIQKVHAFLMNDCLLIATWLANRRGAVKYKYNALYDLESFAVVNVKDNPPMKDMFKILMFPDSRIFKAENSKIKKEWLEILEETKKNKVAKDKHKKEEEVPTSPVRQEVSTNPFDEDEPLDSEELVDLSPEWIQELPEDLDVCIAQRDFEGAVDLLDKLNEYLKEQPVSPRVKELRGKVDERVRQLTEVLVFELSPDRSLRGGPKATRRAVSQLIRLGQSTKACELFLKNRAAAVQTAIRQLRIEGATLLYIQKLCNIFFTSLLETAREFETDFAGNTGCYSAFVVWSRSVMKMFVDAFSKQVFDSKESLSTAAECVKFASEHCMQLSEIGLDLTFILQSLLVKDIRAALQSQKDIIIEATRHRNSEEMWRRMNLMTPEALAKLKDEMRSCGISSFDQYTGEDCWVNLSYTIVAFTKQMMAFLEEGLKLYFPELHMVFLESLREIILVAVQHVDYSLRCEQETEKKSFILQNASFLHETVLPVVEKRFEEGVGKPAKQLQDLRKSSRAVRVNPESTMSVV, from the coding sequence ATGGCAGACACTGGAAATCGTTTGCGTAAGCTGTTGGAATCCCCTAATTTTGATCCTCAATCGTACGTGAAGCAGCTCTCGCAGCAGTCGGACGGGGACCGGGATTTACAAGAACACCGTCAGAAAATACAAACGCTCGCCGACGAAACCGCGCAAAACctgaagaaaaatgtttataaaaactaCAGACAGTTTATTGAGACAGCCAAGGAGATTTCGTATCTTGAAAGTGAGATGTATCAGCTGAGTCACATTCTCACGGAGCAGAAGAGCATAATGGAGAGCATTACACAGTCTCTCCTCTCCACTGATAAAGATGAAGCAGCCAAAGAGATGCTCGCAGCCTTCCCAAAGGAAACTGAGGAGGTTAAACAAAGAACCCTAACCACTCTTTTGGAAAAAGTAGAGGGGTGCAAGAACATCATGGAAACCCCAGGCAGATATCTAGTCTATAATGGAGATCTTTTGGAGTATGACGCAGACAACATGTCACAGATCCAAAAGGTTCACGCGTTTCTGATGAACGATTGCCTGCTTATCGCAACTTGGTTGGCAAACAGACGCGGAGCCgtgaaatacaaatacaatGCGTTGTATGATCTAGAAAGCTTTGCTGTTGTAAACGTAAAAGACAACCCTCCAATGAAAGACATGTTCAAAATCCTCATGTTCCCCGATAGCCGCATCTTCAAAGCTGAGAACAGCAAGATCAAAAAAGAGTGGCTGGAGATTCTGgaggaaacaaagaaaaacaaagtggcgaaagacaaacacaaaaaagaagAGGAAGTGCCAACGTCGCCGGTCAGACAGGAAGTGTCCACAAACCCATTTGATGAGGACGAGCCACTGGATTCGGAGGAACTGGTGGATCTGAGTCCCGAATGGATCCAGGAGCTTCCAGAAGACCTTGACGTGTGCATCGCTCAGAGAGACTTTGAGGGTGCTGTTGATCTTCTGGATAAACTAAATGAATATCTAAAGGAGCAACCAGTGAGCCCACGAGTGAAGGAGCTGAGGGGGAAGGTGGATGAGCGCGTTCGACAGCTGACGGAGGTTTTGGTGTTCGAACTCTCGCCTGATCGCTCGCTCCGTGGAGGACCTAAAGCCACACGGCGAGCCGTGTCTCAGCTCATTCGCCTGGGCCAATCCACAAAGGCCTGTGAGCTGTTTTTGAAAAACAGAGCGGCGGCTGTCCAAACTGCCATCAGGCAGCTTCGCATTGAAGGTGCAACGCTGCTTTACATCCAAAAGCTGTGTAACATCTTCTTCACAAGCTTGCTTGAAACCGCCAGGGAGTTTGAGACTGATTTCGCAGGCAACACTGGCTGCTACTCCGCTTTTGTGGTCTGGTCTCGTTCGGTGATGAAGATGTTTGTAGATGCTTTCAGCAAGCAGGTGTTTGACAGCAAAGAAAGCTTGTCTACTGCTGCAGAATGCGTGAAGTTCGCCAGTGAGCACTGCATGCAGCTGAGCGAGATTGGCTTGGATCTAACTTTCATTTTACAATCTTTACTTGTGAAAGACATAAGAGCGGCTCTCCAAAGCCAGAAAGACATCATCATAGAAGCAACCAGGCATCGTAACTCTGAGGAAATGTGGCGTAGGATGAATCTTATGACTCCTGAAGCTCTGGCCAAACTCAAGGATGAAATGCGGAGCTGCGGGATCAGCAGTTTCGACCAGTATACGGGAGAAGACTGCTGGGTCAACCTGAGCTACACTATTGTGGCCTTCACCAAGCAGATGATGGCCTTCCTGGAGGAAGGGCTGAAGCTGTACTTCCCAGAGCTGCACATGGTGTTTCTGGAGAGCCTGCGGGAGATCATACTGGTGGCGGTGCAGCATGTGGACTACAGCCTGCGCTGCGAGCAGGAGACTGAGAAAAAGTCCTTTATTCTGCAAAATGCATCGTTCCTGCATGAGACGGTGCTTCCTGTTGTGGAGAAGAGGTTTGAGGAGGGAGTTGGGAAACCAGCCAAACAGCTCCAGGATTTGAGGAAGAGCTCTCGGGCTGTCAGGGTCAACCCTGAGAGCACCATGTCCGTTGTTTAA